TCACCACCGGCATCCATAAATTTCAGGGTGGCAGCTGAGCATAGCCAAGTGGCTTGGTCCTTGGAAGGGTACATGCCGGCCCTTTTGGGAGGGCAGATTAACTGGCTACAGACGGTCCTTGTACAGAAGTCCCCCTGAGGGGGTGGGTATTCACTTTGCAGGGGAAATGAGATGAGGTCTGTTTGACAAGGTTGCAGGGAGGCTTCGTTAAAGGCAGCCCTGGTGGTGGTGGCGGCTGGCTTGTGCCTCTTAGCATATCACCAGCTGTGGATGGGGTGGCAGCACAGATGGTGCTGGAGTAGTTTAGGGTAGGGAGCAGGGACCAGATTCCCAGCCCTACACTTTGCTTAGACAAGTACCTTAACCtcactctgcctcagtttcttcatctgtaataaGAGGACCTTCCTTAGAGTATTGTTATAAGGGTTAAACCTCAATAAATATAGGCTGTTATTATTCTCTGGCAGGACAGGGTAGATGGCTTGGTACAGGTCAGAGTCAGTCAAACTCATGTCCCTGTCTGCACTGTCCCATCCATTTCTCCTTTTAAGACCTTCTtcttcccaggaggctgaggtgggcaaatcacttgaggtcaggagttcaagaccagcctggccaacatggcaaaactcctctactataaaaaaaaaaaaaaaaaaaaaaagctgcacgtggtggtgggcgcctgtaatcccagctactcaggaggctgaggcaggagaattgcttgaacccaggagatggaggttgccctgaactgagattgtgccactgccatccagcctgggtgacagagcaagactccatctcaaaaaagaccCTCTTTTTCCATCTGCTCATGGAATTAGAACAGGggctggcaaactttttctgtaaagggccagtcAATATTTTAGGCTGTGCGAGTCACCTGATCTTGTTGAAACTACTCCACTCTGCTGCTCCTAGCGTAAAAGTAGCCATAGACCCTAAGTAAATAATGAGTGTGgcatgtttcaataaaactttatttgtggacactgaaatttaaattccatataattttcacgtgtcacaaaatattcttttgattttttttaaccatttaaaaatgtgaaaattattttagctCGCAGGCCATACAAAAATAGACAGTGGGCTCAGTTTGACCCTGGGGTTGTAGTTCGCTGAGCCCTGGATCAGAAGGTGAAAGGGCATGGAGAAGGTATTTACTTTCCTCACTTGGGCTGTCTTCGAGTCTCTAAAGAAAGGTGCTCTTGTGTTGGTTTGTCCGGTGACCTCACGGTGCCTCCTGAGAGGCCGACAGAAAGGAGCTGGAGCAACATGGGGTGGGAGCTGGTGCATACGTGCTGGCAGGATGCCTGGGCCTGGCACCCATTGGTTCCCTGCCTGCAGCAGCCAGAGTGCTGCTAGCTCTGGATTGGGCAgtcacccccgcccccaccccagctctggTGTTGACAGTCCACATCTGTGTTTCAGAGAACATCCCCAGCCCAGGTGGGAAGGAGGCAGAAACTCGGCAGCCTGTGGTGATTCTCTTGGGCTGGGGTGGCTGCAAGGACAAGAACCTTGCCAAGTACAGCGCCATCTACCACAAAAGGGTGAGTACTCTGGTGCCCTCACCCCTGAGCTGCCGTGAGGGCTGACCACCTTTGAGGCAGGCCTGGGAATGGCTTTAAGAACAGCCTgtggagatcaagaccagcctggtgaaaccaaGCTTggtgaaacatggtgaaacctcgtctctactaaaaatacaaaaattagctggcatggtggtgcatgcctgtaatcccagctacttgggaggctgaggcaggagaatcacttgagcctgggaggtggaggttgcagtgagcagagattgtgccattgcagtccagcctgggcgacagagactccgtctcaaaacaaacaaacaaacaaacaaaaaactgtgagGAAGGCCATGGGGTTATAGGGACTTGGTGGGATTATCCCCACTTGGCTGCCGGCTCTGTGGCCTGGTGTGACCCCTTTGGTCTCCTGATggcttccccttccttcctccctgcctcccacagTGGGCAGCCCACACTTGATGTGCCTCACAGTTGTGGAGTTGGCCCAGGCTCCCGTCCCTGTTAACTGGTCAGTGCCTCTGCGGGCAGCAGGAGCTGGGACTGGGTATCTGGGCATAGCTTGTACTCCCAGGACCTCCTCCTTTCCCACCAGGTGAGTTTCTGTCTTGTGACTGCCCATGGCACCTTTCACATTCCCAGACTAGTAGGGCCTCTTGGAATAGAGATGATGCTGCTTCTCATCCAACCAAGAGTTGCATATAGAGACTGTGGTAACTGCAGAGGGCCTTAGCAGGACCTGGTTATATTTTGGAAGCCTGTCTCACATCTTGGGCCTCCAactccaccctcccctccccagatCTCTCCCCAAAACAGCCTCCTGCTGGGGCACCCATACAGACAGCTCCGACTGCCAGCTGGAAGCCCTGGACTGAGCAGTGGGGGGCACCTGGGAGAAAGGCCAGCTGAGCCCCCTTCCTCTCGGCATCCCTCCACTCACTCACATCCACATCCCACCTGCCCGAGGTGTGTGGTGGCCCTGGAGTGGCAGAGGGATTGGGGGAAAATGTAGTTCTGGGCTTGAAGCCTCTCCCCAGCTCCGAGGCTGGAGCTCTGGTGTTGCCGATGACAGACAGCCTCACTCCGCGGGCAGTCAGCTGCTTCTGCGTTCTGCTCACTGGGCTCGGCTTGTCTGGCTTCTTTATTAGCCTGAGATCCTTGAGGGCAGGCAGGGGACCAGGAATAGTCAAGTGTGGCTGGGAGGAAGAACGAAGGGACAGGTACCCGGCAAGAGGTGGGGCTTGGAGGGGGTCCTTAGGGGATTTAAGCAGGGATGTGATGTTAGATTCGTGAATCAGAAAGTCCCTCttggcctggagcagtggctcacgtctgtaatcccagcactttggaaggccgaggcaggcagatcacttgaagttaggagttagagaccagcctggccaacatggtgaaaccccgtctctactaaaaatacaaaaattagccgggcatggtggcgcacacctgtagtcccagctaccagggaggctgaggtggtagggatcgcttgaacccgggaggtggaggttgcagtgagccaaaatcgcaccactgcactccagcctggtcaacaaagcgagaccctgtctcaaaacaaaccaagtCCCTTGCTGCAGAGGAGCGGGGAGATTGGAGGGCCGGAGCTGGAAGCCAGAAATGAGTTCAGAGGGGCTTGCCATGATCCAGGGACAGAGGGTAGTCAGGACCTTGGAGCTGGGAGCGTCAGTAGAGGTAAGGTGATGGACTGAGGAGCTTGTCAGGAGGTAGAATGGTAATTTAATGAGAGACTGGGCATGGGCACAGGGATAGGGAGATTCCCAGGTTCGCCAGGTTTCTGGCTGGGTACGTCCTGGGTAGAGGGGagtgtgttttttgagacaggaacaCTAGAAGAGAATCCATAGGCTCTGGAGTGGATGAGATCCCCCAGGGAGTGTGTAGAGGGACAGAAGAGGGACCTAGGACAGTCTTGAGGAACCCAAACTTAATGGAGTGGAAGATGAAGAGGGTGCTGTGAGGAAAGGAGGAGTGGCTAGAGATGGATCTGAAAACCCAGGAAGGTGTGACAGAATCTGCAGAAAGAGCCTTTGGGAAATGGACCATTGTACAGGGCGGGAGTAAAGATGCTATTTGGGCAGAAGGCACGAGGGAGAAAGTAGATGGAGTAAGATCCCAGAGAAGGCAGAGGTGTTGAGGTTGCAGGGTTGGGGCGGGGGTAGTCTTGGAAAGGAAGACTTTCCAATAGGGAGGACAGGAtgaatgtagagaaaaaaaaagtccaatccaaaactcttaatattttattatttaaaagaaaacagggtggatgctgtgactcatgcctgtaatcccagcactttgggaggctgagacaggaggatcacttgagcccaggagtttgagaccagcctgggcagcatggtgaaacctgatctccacaaaaaaatttaaaaaattagccaggcacggtggtgcatgtctgtagtcttaACTACTCGGCagtgtgaggtgggaggatcacctgagcctggaaagttgaggctgcagtgagctgtgattgtgccactggactccagcctgggtgacagagtgagaccctgtctcaaacaaaacaagcaaaacaaaacaaaatgaaaacaccaTGTTCCAGCACCTAGAGATGATCTCTATTTACACTTAGTGTATATCCTTCCAGCTTTTTTTGGggagtatatattttctttacctaCATGAGACCTATTGAATGTACTGCTTTGTATCCTGCTTTTTTCAGATCATGATCTCCACCTTCTTGTTTCATCTCATGTAGTTTCCAGTCCATATTCAGATTCCCTAATTGTCCCTAAAGCATCCTTTACAGTGGATGTGCCCAAACCAGGATCCAATCTAAGATCATACATTGCATttagttattttgtttcttcttaagGCTCTTTTAAATCCGGAACTGTTCCCCTCCCCACCTGATTTTAGATtaaatgtcttgctctgtcacccaggctggagtgcagtggtgcagtcatagctcactgcagcctcaactcttgggctcaagtaatcatcctgcctccagcctcccaagtatctgggactgcaggcatgcaccaccacgccaagctaatatttttttcttcttcttttttttttttttaaatggagtcttgctctgtcacccaggctggagtacaatggcgtgatctcggctcactgcaacctctgcctcccgggttcaagcaattctcctgcctcagcctcccaagtatctgggattacaggcatgtgccactacacctggctaatttttctatttctagtagagacggggtttcatcatgttggtcaggctggtctcaaactcctgacttcatcatctgcccacctcggcctccgaaagtcttgggataacaggcgtgagccactgtgcctgaccattttttttttcttttttagagatgggatctcactatgttgtccaggctgtagaaCAGCCCCTTTTTTTCATGTTACTGACTTGAAGAGACTGGGCTGCAAGATATTTCTACGAGTGTGGGATTCCAGATGCTGCCAGGGAGAAACATACAATGGGGACTGAAAGGCCTCTGTCGGATTTGAGCATTTGGGAGAATGTGGGTAGCCTTAAGCAGCCTCCTCTTCAGAGTCTTGGGAGGGATGCTTAGGCACTCCAGGGCTAGGAGGTCAGGCGACTGATGGCAAGGTACCTCTGCTGACCATCCCTGTTTAGCCATGGGTCATTTAACTACTGTGGGCATACGATTTTCTCCTTGTTACTACCACGTCACTAATTACTGCTGCTATTGGTTGAGAGTTTACTTTGTGTCAGGTGCTGCTTTGGTCAtttgagatacatttttttttccatctaatTTTACCCATAACCTTATGAGATGGGTGTTATCCCAATTTCACCGTAATCTTATAGATGGGGACCCAGACTCAGAAAGTAGTAagccagccgggcgcagtggctcaagcctgtaatcccagcactttgggaggccgagacgggtggatcacgaggtcaggagataaagaccatcctggctaacatggtgaaaccccatctctactaaaaaaatacaaaaaactagccgggcgaggtgtcgagcgcctatagtcccagctacttgggaggctgaggcaggagaatggcgtaaacccgggaggcggagcttgcagtgagctgagatccggccactgcactccagcctgggtggcagagtgaaactccgtctcaaaaaaaaaaaaaaaaaaaaaaaagtagtaagcTGTTCCTTGTTCTTACTATTGATACACAGTGGTGCCAGGAGTTGAACCCAGACCTTCTGACCCCAGCACTCTCCAAAGTCACATTCCCCCTACAAAGGGCCCTTTGTCTCTGGAACAGGAGGATGAGAGGGGAttaggagccgggcatggtggcttttCTAACTGACCTAGAAGGGGACCTGTGTGGAGACTGTGGCACCCTTGGCCCAGGCATGAGGAGCATAGAAGCCTACAGGGATTTTGGGCCCAGATTTTagaatttggggaacaagtgTTTACTGTATTTGGAATTTCAGAACAAGTATGAGGAGTGATCCCAGGCCTAGGAACCAGAGACATTTGGGTGTCAGGTCCCTGAGTCCAGAGGGTATGGACCCTGTTCTTAGGAGCCTGGGAGAGAGGAAAGGTGACAGTGACCAGTGATGACAGTGATGTGGGTCTAGCTCAGAAGTGGCCTCTGGTGGTCAGGGCTGGGGCCTGCAGGCCACCTCTCGGGTACTGGTCTCATGGGGGTACTACTTGTGTCTGGGAGGCAGGGACAGTACAGATCTGAGGTGCTGAGGCAGGGTATAGCCAAGCAGTGAGGCCCCGCCCCAAATGTGTAAGGCTTAGGATGGGAGGGTGGGGTGCAGACAGGAGGGAACCAGAGTAAAGACACTTCCTCTGGTCAGCCCAGATGTCTCCAGTACATGCTTCGGGCTCTGGGCCTCAAATACCACTACAGGTCAAGAGGGCTTGGCCAGCATGAAGCAATTAGTCCAAAAATGGGCCTTGAGTCTACCCTCCCCCGCCAGAAGGCACCTGTGTCTGTGGGCGGCGAGCTGGCGGGCTCAGGCTGAAGCAGGACCCAGAGCATTGCTGACTCTGTGGGCCCATGGCTTACGTCCTGCAGGCTGGGGTTGCTGGGCCCCTCTGACCTTAGCTTGTACCCACTACCCCCACCTCATCTGTGAGGACTGACCAGGCCTCTCTCCCCAGGGCTGCATTGTAATCCGATACACAGCCCCGTGGCACATGGTCTTCTTCTCCGAGTCGCTGGGCATCCCTTCACTTCGTGTTTTGGCCCAGAAGCTGCTCGAGCTGCTCTTTGATTATGAGATTGAGAAGGAGCCCCTGCTCTTCCATGTCTTCAGCAACGGTGGCGTCATGCTGTACCGCTACGTGCTGGAGCTCCTGCAGACCCGTCGCTTCTGTCACCTGCGTGTGGTGGGCACCATCTTTGACAGCGCTCCTGGTGACAGCAACCTGGTAGGGGCTCTGCGGGCCCTGGCAGCCATCCTGGAGCGCCGGGCTGCCGTGCTGCGCCTGTTGCTGCTGGTGGCCTTTGCCCTGGTGGTTGTCCTGTTCCACGTCCTGCTTGCTCCCATCACAGCCCTCTTCCACACCCACTTCTATGACAGGCTACAGGACGCGGGCTCTCGCTGGCCTGAACTTTACCTCTACTCAAGGGCTGACGAAGTAGTCCTGGCCAGAGACGTAGAACGCATGGTGGAGGCACGCCTGGCACGTCGGGTCCTGGCACGTTCTGTGGACTTTGTGTCATCTGCACACGTCAGCCACCTCCGTGACTACCCTACTTACTACACAAGCCTCTGTGTCGAC
This DNA window, taken from Macaca mulatta isolate MMU2019108-1 chromosome 1, T2T-MMU8v2.0, whole genome shotgun sequence, encodes the following:
- the TMEM53 gene encoding transmembrane protein 53 isoform X1, which gives rise to MASAELDYTIEIPDQPCWSQKNIPSPGGKEAETRQPVVILLGWGGCKDKNLAKYSAIYHKRGCIVIRYTAPWHMVFFSESLGIPSLRVLAQKLLELLFDYEIEKEPLLFHVFSNGGVMLYRYVLELLQTRRFCHLRVVGTIFDSAPGDSNLVGALRALAAILERRAAVLRLLLLVAFALVVVLFHVLLAPITALFHTHFYDRLQDAGSRWPELYLYSRADEVVLARDVERMVEARLARRVLARSVDFVSSAHVSHLRDYPTYYTSLCVDFMRNCVHC
- the TMEM53 gene encoding transmembrane protein 53 isoform X2 — encoded protein: MTFENIPSPGGKEAETRQPVVILLGWGGCKDKNLAKYSAIYHKRGCIVIRYTAPWHMVFFSESLGIPSLRVLAQKLLELLFDYEIEKEPLLFHVFSNGGVMLYRYVLELLQTRRFCHLRVVGTIFDSAPGDSNLVGALRALAAILERRAAVLRLLLLVAFALVVVLFHVLLAPITALFHTHFYDRLQDAGSRWPELYLYSRADEVVLARDVERMVEARLARRVLARSVDFVSSAHVSHLRDYPTYYTSLCVDFMRNCVHC
- the TMEM53 gene encoding transmembrane protein 53 isoform X3, producing the protein MASAELDYTIEIPDQPCWSQKNIPSPGGKEAETRQPVVILLGWGGCKDKNLAKYSAIYHKRKLLELLFDYEIEKEPLLFHVFSNGGVMLYRYVLELLQTRRFCHLRVVGTIFDSAPGDSNLVGALRALAAILERRAAVLRLLLLVAFALVVVLFHVLLAPITALFHTHFYDRLQDAGSRWPELYLYSRADEVVLARDVERMVEARLARRVLARSVDFVSSAHVSHLRDYPTYYTSLCVDFMRNCVHC
- the TMEM53 gene encoding transmembrane protein 53 isoform X4 is translated as MASAELDYTIEIPDQPCWSQKNIPSPGGKEAETRQPVVILLGWGGCKDKNLAKYSAIYHKRLLELLFDYEIEKEPLLFHVFSNGGVMLYRYVLELLQTRRFCHLRVVGTIFDSAPGDSNLVGALRALAAILERRAAVLRLLLLVAFALVVVLFHVLLAPITALFHTHFYDRLQDAGSRWPELYLYSRADEVVLARDVERMVEARLARRVLARSVDFVSSAHVSHLRDYPTYYTSLCVDFMRNCVHC